The Pseudomonas protegens genome contains the following window.
TCCGTTCGCCTGGTGCCGATTGCCATCACCTGCTAGCCAGAAACGGCCCATTCTGCAAACTAACGAACAGAGGGAGAAAAGGCCGCTAGTCGGTGGGCGTGGGGTCGTCGCGGCCTACTTAGCCACGCTCAAAGTACCTAGCGAATACTGGCAAGCAATGCGGCCAGCAGAGAGCGTGTGAGAAAAAACACAAAAAAGCTGCGCAAGCGGCGAAAACTCTTACAATCTTACGCCAGACTTCCTACACATTTTTTTGCCCCCCGATACTCAAGAGATAGCCCCGTGAGTGACTCAGACAGCTCATCCGCGCCACTGGTTGACGTAGTGAAGCTTGCCGCATCCCTTCAGCGTTTCGCAGATGATCGCGACTGGCAGCAGTTCCACTCCCCAAAAAATCTCATCCTGGCGCTCACTGGCGAGGTAGGAGAGCTGTGCGAGATTTTCCAATGGATGAGCGATGCCGATTCGCTCTCCGTAGCTAAAGATCCCGAAATCGGCCTAGCCGTAAAAGACGAATTGGCGGACGTACTGATGTACCTGGTTCGCCTGAGCAGCGTGCTCGGCATCGACCTCAACGAGGCGGTGACACGGAAACTCGCCTCGAACGGCCAGAAGTACCCCGTGGATAAAGCCAAAAGCAGCAGCAAAAAGTACGACCGACTCTGAACAACTCGAATCTAAGGACAGCCCGTGATCGTTTACGCTGCGACCAAACAGCAATTTCTAAAAGACAACGATAACGATGACATCGAGGAGGTGATCCTCAGGCACTACAAGGAAGCTACCGGCAAGAACGTTGGCAGTTCGGAAATCAGGTCGTGGCAAGGATCCCTTACGTACATGGCCAAGGTCCTTAGAGATGAAGGCTTGCCGAACGACGCAGGCTTGGCCATCGAATTGCACATTCCGCAGTCGTCGAAACGGATCGATTTTCTGCTCACCGGTCGCGACGAAAACCAAGCAAAAAAAGCTGTATTGATCGAATTGAAGCAATGGAGCAAAGCCAACGCCACGACCAAGGATGCCATCGTCAAAACGGCGCTAGGTGGCGGCCTCGTTGAAACCATTCACCCGTCCTATCAGGTATGGTCATACGCAGCGCTGCTCGAAGGCTTCAACGAGGCCGTGTACGACAAAA
Protein-coding sequences here:
- a CDS encoding nucleotide pyrophosphohydrolase, with product MSDSDSSSAPLVDVVKLAASLQRFADDRDWQQFHSPKNLILALTGEVGELCEIFQWMSDADSLSVAKDPEIGLAVKDELADVLMYLVRLSSVLGIDLNEAVTRKLASNGQKYPVDKAKSSSKKYDRL